A region from the Branchiostoma lanceolatum isolate klBraLanc5 chromosome 2, klBraLanc5.hap2, whole genome shotgun sequence genome encodes:
- the LOC136427905 gene encoding uncharacterized protein: MDEKMTTGGQVACTEYNTVTCGDGSCFPADYRCDGNDDCSDGADELGCPTFAPACALFCDNNTQCIPGKWVCDYWADCDDLVDEQNCDCTDTFTCYNGICVLPEYRCDGRDQCGDGSDERYCESTLPSIPSSSSPSTAALTTGKVDLSTSEPSASTEVDSTTKALSSSPSTAALAASSSATTILMTTTRETVTTSEAATTPPLPTTGKVDLSTSEPFASTEGDSTTKAPSSSPSTAAPASGSSASTISMTTTRETVTTSEAATTPPLPTTGRADLSTSEPSASTEGYTTTEIVQISTESDTTDAATRTVHMTTGNEVVSTSKLPGSTKAPMTVVEMAVTLVSETFTADLQDSSTEAFQTLSAQIIATINPVYQNYPGFAGAVVRGFRSGSVIADVNVLIDNKEEADDGEMPLAVASVLQSAATNGDGMVGGLEVRGVAYRMDGVTMDVVVCSASCHDDMTCVSSGGECRSFCTLNTEYCLNGGTCEDRTPTLECNCPSDTVALYQYSGKRCQNGEFSVFFIAMLAAACALVFIVAVGLVVRCWPRGKSMSMNLNAVPVENQGVYNVAASFRENGKV, encoded by the exons ATGGACGAAAAAATGACCACTGGTGGTCAAGTTG CGTGTACGGAGTACAACACAGTCACCTGTGGAGACGGCAGCTGCTTCCCCGCAGACTACAGGTGTGACGGGAACGACGACTGCAGTGACGGGGCGGACGAGCTCGGTTGTC CAACGTTTGCACCAGCCTGTGCCTTGTTTTGCGATAACAACACGCAGTGCATCCCGGGAAAGTGGGTCTGTGACTATTGGGCCGACTGTGACGACCTTGTAGATGAGCAGAACTGTG attGCACGGATACGTTCACATGTTACAACGGTATCTGTGTTCTACCCGAGTACCGATGTGACGGGAGAGACCAGTGTGGAGACGGAAGTGACGAACGTTACT GTGAATCCACATTACCATCAATaccatcatcgtcatcaccatCTACTGCCGCCCTGACAACCGGGAAAGTGGACCTCTCCACAAGCGAGCCATCTGCATCAACGGAAG TTGACTCCACAACAAAAGCACTATCGTCATCACCCTCCACAGCCGCTCTAGCGGCTAGCTCATCGGCTACAACCATACTAATGACGACGACAAGGGAAACAGTAACAACATCTGAGGCGGCAACTACGCCTCCTCTCCCGACAACCGGGAAAGTTGACCTCTCCACAAGCGAGCCATTTGCATCAACGGAAG GTGACTCCACAACAAAAGCACCATCGTCATCACCCTCCACAGCCGCTCCAGCTTCTGGCTCATCGGCTTCAACCATATCAATGACGACCACAAGGGAAACAGTAACAACATCTGAGGCGGCAACTACGCCTCCTCTCCCGACAACCGGGAGAGCGGACCTCTCCACAAGCGAGCCATCGGCATCAACGGAAG GCTACACCACTACTGAAATAGTTCAAATATCAACTGAGTCTGACACGACTGATGCGGCAACTCGAACTGTACACATGACAACTGGGAACGAAGTCGTCTCCACAAGCAAACTACCAGGATCGACAAAAG CCCCCATGACGGTAGTTGAGATGGCTGTGACTCTCGTCAGTGAAACCTTCACGGCGGATTTACAGGACAGCAGCACTGAGGCGTTCCAGACACTGTCAGCACAAATCATCGCAACC ATTAACCCTGTCTACCAAAACTACCCGGGCTTTGCTGGAGCAGTCGTCAGGGGCTTCAG GTCAGGTAGTGTGATTGCCGATGTCAACGTGCTCATCGACAACAAAGAAGAAGCCGATGACGGTGAAATGCCCCTAGCGGTGGCCAGTGTACTGCAGTCAGCTGCTACTAACGGTGACGGCATGGTGGGGGGCTTGGAAGTCCGCGGCGTGGCTTACAGGATGGATG GTGTAACAATGGATGTGGTGGTGTGCAGCGCTAGTTGCCATGACGACATGACGTGCGTCTCCAGCGGAGGAGAGTGTCGGTCCTTCTGTACGTTAAACACGGAGTACTGCCTGAACGGAGGAACCTGTGAGGACAGAACCCCGACCCTGGAGTGCAA CTGTCCTTCGGACACAGTCGCATTGTATCAGTACTCGGGAAAACGATGCCAGAACGGAG AGTTTAGTGTGTTCTTCATCGCCATGCTTGCCGCTGCCTGTGCTTTGGTCTTCATCGTTGCTGTTGGTCTTGTGGTCCGCTGCTGGCCCCGTGGAAAGTCAATGTCAATGAATTT